AAGGCTAAACAGAAAGAGACGCAGCACACGAGCTTCGATTCAAGCAAGCTGACCACAGTTACTAATCACAACGGGCTTCGAGGTCCTTCCGGAGGAAGATCCAACCTTCTCAATGGACTTCACCACATCCATCCCTTCCACAACTCTCCCAAACACCACATGCTGTCCGTCCAGCCACTCGGTCTTCGCCGTGCATATAAAAAACTGCGACCCGTTTGTCCCAGGCCCTGCATTAGCCATCGATAATATCCCTGGTCCGGTGTGCTTCTTAATGAAGTTCTCATCGGCGAACTTTGATCCGTAGATAGATTCACCCCCAGTTCCATTTCCGGCAGTGAAATCGCCTCCCTGACACATGAATCCAGGGATCACTCTGTGAAAACTCGATCCTTTGTAGTGCAAAAGTTTGCCGCTACGACCCATCCCTTTCTCTCCAGTGCAGAGAGCCCTGAAATTCTCAGCTGTTCGAGGCGTAGTATCTGCGAACAGCTCTATCACGATCCGGCCAGCTGGAGCACCGCCGACAGTCATGTCGAAGAAGACCTTAGGATTTGCCATTGCAGAGATGAGCACGGTTCTCTACTACTCTGTTGATTGAGTCAATGGAATGAAGGACTAGGGTAAGAAACTGAGATCCTTTTCATAGCAGGCGCGGCGTATGCAATATCTTTGAGGTTTTGATCACGAACGTCGACATTGGACGCGTGGCAGGATCCTGACAGGTATCGTAATTGAGTTGCTGCGACCTTGTCCCGTTGACGCGAATATATTCTATTCCACGTGGCGAAATCAGAGAGGTAACAAACGATAAGTACCAGAGAAAATGAATCTTCCTACGTggcaatttataattaattataattaaaaaaaagggaaaaatctGATGGAAAGACTTAGAGGGTGTTTGGGTTTTATCGACAGCCTTTCGATCTAttctaattttagaattttttttctctacGGTCAATAGTTGATAtcactttatattttatttaaatatattattttagtatttattcatattaaatttttatattaatataaatataatattattaataaaatatttat
The sequence above is a segment of the Manihot esculenta cultivar AM560-2 chromosome 5, M.esculenta_v8, whole genome shotgun sequence genome. Coding sequences within it:
- the LOC110615274 gene encoding peptidyl-prolyl cis-trans isomerase yields the protein MANPKVFFDMTVGGAPAGRIVIELFADTTPRTAENFRALCTGEKGMGRSGKLLHYKGSSFHRVIPGFMCQGGDFTAGNGTGGESIYGSKFADENFIKKHTGPGILSMANAGPGTNGSQFFICTAKTEWLDGQHVVFGRVVEGMDVVKSIEKVGSSSGRTSKPVVISNCGQLA